The nucleotide sequence TGTTATAATTTTTGGTTGGATATATTTGAGTAATGTTGATGTTTGTTGATGGTTGTTGATGTTTGTTCATGTTTGTTGATGGCTGTTTATGTTACAGTTAAATCTTGATTGGTATGTAAGTCGTATCGATCGTAATAATGCTGAACTGCGTGTTGCGTTGGGTATTGATGACATTGGGTTGTCTAAAGGTGAAGAATAAAAGGCAAATGCATCAATGATTCAGGAATCAGATGAGGAAAGCACAGACACTTGCACGTGGCTAGCAGATGCTGATGTGATATTGAAGAAGACCAATTCTNAAATAGCGTCTATGCATCGTGAGATTTCTAGGCTAACGAAGGAGGTAATGGACCTTCGTCAATTTCCAATGCAAAACGAAGAAGGTAGATTTGGTGAACCTGGAGAAGGAGTTGGTGCAGGTGACGAAGATGTCGATGTTGGAGAGGATGACCACCCTTTAGGGGAAGAAGTACCAGCAGGTGGGGATGAAGAAGCAGCTGGTACACATAACGAAGCCGGAACCTCCGAGCATCGTCAGGAATTTATTGAAGTCGATGATGAAGTAGACGATGTTCCGGAAGGATTGGAACCCCAGGTTGTTGTCCCTNTGCGTAGTTATGCTGGTTATCCTAGTGTCTCCGATGTCGATGTTGATCGTTTGTACCTTGCAGTTTCTAATTGGGACAATAAGAGAAGAATTAGgtaattgatttgattttcatNATTTTTTTGTGGTAGACAAATGTGTGTCAGTTAATAACATGTGATTATTTTCAGAGTTGTGTGTGAGATNATGGGGGCGTTCTTGGACACAAATTCTATGCGGACTTTAGGACCGCGTAAATATGTTGATAACTTGGTAAGTGTTATGTTAGATTTGTTAATGGTtagttatgttgtttttttgttgattgaaGGTTGTGCCATGTTTTGTGTTGTAGGTGGTGTTATTTGCTACAACGATGTTGTTGCAAAACCAGAGAAAGTTGACCGGTGTAGTGAAGAGgctcattttcaatttcatatatGCAGTACATatcaatttatttcatatgattagatttgtataaatattgtGCATATGCtgaatgcattagtaattgttgGTAGGGCCATATTCTCACTGACTTTGGAAGACGACGTCCGGAATATGGGAACAAGTACACCCTAAGTAGTTACACGACGTATATGAGGTCCGATATATTTGGTCTTGAAGACATTCCGAATGCTGACTTTGTGAGTTAGTTAGTTTATTGTGTAATTGTAAT is from Vigna radiata var. radiata cultivar VC1973A unplaced genomic scaffold, Vradiata_ver6 scaffold_354, whole genome shotgun sequence and encodes:
- the LOC111240778 gene encoding uncharacterized protein LOC111240778, with the protein product MIQESDEESTDTCTWLADADVILKKTNSXIASMHREISRLTKEVMDLRQFPMQNEEGRFGEPGEGVGAGDEDVDVGEDDHPLGEEVPAGGDEEAAGTHNEAGTSEHRQEFIEVDDEVDDVPEGLEPQVVVPXRSYAGYPSVSDVDVDRLYLAVSNWDNKRRIR